A genomic segment from Anopheles maculipalpis chromosome X, idAnoMacuDA_375_x, whole genome shotgun sequence encodes:
- the LOC126558840 gene encoding cuticle protein 18.7 isoform X2, whose amino-acid sequence MKSFVLGSAVLLLASATASASYLGVALSSQYQAHDGIGGYSYGYAEPNSQKHETKDAHGITHGGYSYVDANGHVQSVKYTADPIHGFQVSGTNLPKGPAPHAVAVPAWNAYAYAPVVLGHNGAPIETPEVQAAKAAHFAAHAAAKARLHKRSLYAPWTYAAAAPVVLGHNGVPLDTPEVAHAKAEHAAAHAKALGYGHAAAGPIPDTPEVAHAKAAHAAAHAAARANHHAVAPVTVAHAVHAVGHAAHYPQHIPVIKNGVPVETPEVQHAKAAHYAAVAEASARAGSGAWAPAGHEDDGSYDGRWDNHY is encoded by the exons ATGAAGTCATTC GTGCTGGGATctgctgtgctgctgctagCTTCGGCTACCGCTTCCGCTTCCTACCTCGGTGTGGCGCTGTCGTCGCAGTACCAAGCGCACGACGGTATCGGTGGCTACTCGTACGGTTATGCCGAACCGAACTCGCAAAAGCACGAAACGAAGGATGCGCACGGTATTACGCACGGTGGCTACTCGTACGTGGACGCGAACGGACACGTGCAGAGCGTGAAGTATACCGCGGATCCGATCCACGGTTTCCAGGTGTCGGGCACGAACCTGCCAAAGGGACCGGCCCCGCATGCCGTCGCTGTGCCGGCCTGGAACGCGTACGCCTACGCACCGGTGGTGCTCGGACACAACGGTGCACCGATCGAGACGCCGGAAGTGCAGGCCGCTAAGGCTGCCCACTTCGCTGCCCATGCTGCCGCCAAGGCACGTCTGCACAAGCGCTCCCTGTACGCACCCTGGACGTATGCTGCCGCTGCACCGGTTGTGCTCGGACACAATGGAGTCCCGCTGGATACGCCCGAAGTCGCTCACGCCAAGGCCGAACATGCTGCCGCCCACGCTAAGGCTCTCGGATACGGTCATGCAGCGGCCGGCCCGATCCCGGACACGCCCGAAGTGGCCCACGCTAAGGCTGCCCATGCTGCCGCACACGCTGCCGCCCGTGCCAACCATCATGCCGTCGCGCCGGTAACCGTGGCGCACGCCGTCCATGCGGTCGGTCACGCCGCACACTACCCGCAGCACATCCCGGTCATCAAGAACGGTGTGCCGGTCGAAACGCCGGAA GTGCAGCACGCCAAGGCCGCACACTATGCCGCCGTGGCGGAGGCTAGTGCGCGCGCCGGATCCGGTGCCTGGGCTCCGGCCGGTCACGAAGACGACGGTAGCTACGATGGCCGATGggacaaccactactaa
- the LOC126558840 gene encoding cuticle protein isoform X1 has product MKSFVLGSAVLLLASATASASYLGVALSSQYQAHDGIGGYSYGYAEPNSQKHETKDAHGITHGGYSYVDANGHVQSVKYTADPIHGFQVSGTNLPKGPAPHAVAVPAWNAYAYAPVVLGHNGAPIETPEVQAAKAAHFAAHAAAKARLHKRSLYAPWTYAAAAPVVLGHNGVPLDTPEVAHAKAEHAAAHAKALGYGHAAAGPIPDTPEVAHAKAAHAAAHAAARANHHAVAPVTVAHAVHAVGHAAHYPQHIPVIKNGVPVETPEVQHAKAAHFAAVAKAQGYAPAHAHSYYPQHIPVIHNGVPVETPEVQHAKAAHYAAVAEASARAGSGAWAPAGHEDDGSYDGRWDNHY; this is encoded by the exons ATGAAGTCATTC GTGCTGGGATctgctgtgctgctgctagCTTCGGCTACCGCTTCCGCTTCCTACCTCGGTGTGGCGCTGTCGTCGCAGTACCAAGCGCACGACGGTATCGGTGGCTACTCGTACGGTTATGCCGAACCGAACTCGCAAAAGCACGAAACGAAGGATGCGCACGGTATTACGCACGGTGGCTACTCGTACGTGGACGCGAACGGACACGTGCAGAGCGTGAAGTATACCGCGGATCCGATCCACGGTTTCCAGGTGTCGGGCACGAACCTGCCAAAGGGACCGGCCCCGCATGCCGTCGCTGTGCCGGCCTGGAACGCGTACGCCTACGCACCGGTGGTGCTCGGACACAACGGTGCACCGATCGAGACGCCGGAAGTGCAGGCCGCTAAGGCTGCCCACTTCGCTGCCCATGCTGCCGCCAAGGCACGTCTGCACAAGCGCTCCCTGTACGCACCCTGGACGTATGCTGCCGCTGCACCGGTTGTGCTCGGACACAATGGAGTCCCGCTGGATACGCCCGAAGTCGCTCACGCCAAGGCCGAACATGCTGCCGCCCACGCTAAGGCTCTCGGATACGGTCATGCAGCGGCCGGCCCGATCCCGGACACGCCCGAAGTGGCCCACGCTAAGGCTGCCCATGCTGCCGCACACGCTGCCGCCCGTGCCAACCATCATGCCGTCGCGCCGGTAACCGTGGCGCACGCCGTCCATGCGGTCGGTCACGCCGCACACTACCCGCAGCACATCCCGGTCATCAAGAACGGTGTGCCGGTCGAAACGCCGGAAGTGCAGCACGCCAAGGCCGCACACTTTGCCGCCGTCGCTAAGGCCCAGGGATACGCGcccgcacacgcacactcgtACTACCCGCAGCACATCCCCGTGATCCACAACGGTGTGCCGGTGGAAACGCCGGAGGTGCAGCACGCCAAGGCCGCACACTATGCCGCCGTGGCGGAGGCTAGTGCGCGCGCCGGATCCGGTGCCTGGGCTCCGGCCGGTCACGAAGACGACGGTAGCTACGATGGCCGATGggacaaccactactaa